The genome window AAACGCAACACACAAAACTCTTGTAATGCAGAGTGGATTAAGGCTGTACATGGACTCCAATACCTGTGTGACTAATGGAAACATCAGTTACGCAAAGTATTGAAACCTGTCAAGTACTGGAAGTACTGGCATCAAATATCTGTATTACAAGTTCATTGACTGAATGGTTTCTGATTTAAACCTGCACTAAACAGTGTTGAATAGTGTATTAGATTACCATGAGAACCATAGATTGTACATAAATGATCGACACAGCTCCTGGATCCTGAAGTGCCTTAGACCTGCATTCTGCATAGAGGCTTATGGGGAAAAACAACCCTTGGGGCAAACTAGGGAAGAGAGAGGTTGGAGACTGCAGCACAACCCAAATTATCATGAATGTGTGTAATGAACTCCTCACTTCGTGTCCTTGATGGGGTCGCTTCGTAGACAGGGACCATGTCTACGACCACTTGCTGTCAGTTGGCTTCTTCAAAAAGACTTTGGTGCCTTGATGTGGTGATAAAATGATAAGATGgagtcagtctgctatcagtttgCAACTGAATGAGGTCAAGTGGCAGTTACAAGCAATGTGTGAAAATACTGAAGTGAACTATAATAAACTGCAAATGTGTTACAATCAACAATGGGAACAGAAATTTCAAACAGCTCCAGAAGGACAGTGATCCAAGTGGAAAATGACCCGCCTGCTGGGCAGCCTTGCTTTATATAGGTAATATAACCAGTATAACGGTCATATTTTGTGTATGACAACTCATGAGTGGGTACTGTCCGTTGATTTTCTGTCaggtccccccccccctcgtTCAGCAAGTCTGTTTCCAAAATGACAATAGCAATGGCGGAAACACACGCACGATGCCTGACAACTGGACTTAAATAAACAATGGGTGGCGTCATGGTGGCGTGGTGTCCATCTTTTgtatacattttcttttgtgtAAATAAGttcaaggaaaagaaaaactcaccAAATCCCCTAAGCTCCATGGCTGTCCGTTTTAGGACCTTTCAGCTTCTTGTTTCCGCATTACAGCCCCGCAGCTAATATGTTTTAGTTCAGTTTCACTTTTTTCATTAATCCTTGATTTTCGTCAGTGCAGGCAGTTATATGATAAAGACTGTAATAGACCAGCTGTACACTGAGTGATTATTAAATATAGAATGTACAATGTTCCCAATGGTAGCACACACAGGAAGTGTCACACATGAAACACTAAACTGAGCAGCCACAGGGCTCAGCCAAACTGAGATTAAAATGGCTTGAAATCATGCTGTGCTTACTCCCCGAATCCTGCGACTTCCCCAGGATTCAGGGAGTAATGACTCTGACAAGCTATGAAAGGTGAACGACTGGATTAGCTGACCAGGTCACATGCTCTCACAGCTCATTCCTGTCTCTTCCTTCAAAAGGaggcaacagcaacaacaaaaaaaacaaaaagcccaTGGACAAACCGGAAGGTGGAACAGCTCACATGAGGATACAGCAGACTGCACAGGTCATGGTGGGTCATCATTAATGGGTCACATGATCGACTGTGGTGTAGGTCTAAGCAGCCGAGCTCTGCTGAATGACAGGCTGTTTGAGTTATGAGGCTAGCTAACCAGCTTAGCTAGCCACAAGCCAAAGCCTCTCAGGGAAAAGGAGGGGGGTGGGGACGCAGGGGTCAAGTGGAAGGCAGCACAGCAAGTACGCGTAACCATGCAAAAGCAAGCACTGTGTACTGTACATTGCTCAGTGACCCGTGCAAGAAGCGCACAGCAGGTGAAAGCAGCTGATTTTTGCCCAGAAATGCACAGAAACAAGATTTTGGTATTGTAGAGTGTAAAAGAGGCCTCACTCCTGGAGAGactgtgaagaagaaaagaccaaacacacacacacctgttggGTGTGCAGCAGCACACGTGCCGATACGATCTTCGCAGCAGCTGCATCAGCAGCTAGAACAAGGGCTTCCACTGTGCCCTCTGAGACATGACTTTACTTGACTAGACTGCCACCGGTGCTTATACTCACTCGTCCAAGTTTCACAATATGGATGCTGATGAAGCACCGCAGGACATAAATCAGTGCTGAAGTACAAAAAGGAGGGGAAACCCAGCAGCTGAGTCTAACTGAGCAATGCGAAGAGATCATCATCTACAGCAAACTTAGAAAGCAAAGGGTTAACATGGACCATCCTCTCGTTTTCCCCTCGCTGCCGCTTCAAACCGAATAACAGAGCATTAGGTTCTGGATGGATTCTTGTTATCTGCAATCAATTTTAAATGGAATCCAATAAAAGAGAAGCTGACACAGCGACTAAATCAGGTTTGGAGGTGAGTGAGTGCAGATGAATCTACTGTCAGCTCTCTGCACTATAATCTACTGCAAGCCCACTGATTAGCATTTGGGGTAAGTGGAGAGGAAAGTAAAGTTAACCAATCCATCACTGTCAAGATGAAGCACTCAAAGATTCAGAGGGAACACTGATGGTCACGGGTCACCTTTGAAGTCTTTATTTTACAATATTGACAAAGCAGTTTGACTTGAGACACAGCAGTCCTCTCTCTTTTGTCTACTTTTTATTTGGATGAGCATCGGGTGGGCTGGTGGACTGAAGCTGGTGTTACATTTTACGTGAGCAGATTATTCAATCCAGCCTCCGAGCTTCTTGGCAGTACAGCTAAACTGAGCGTGCACTCTTCATTCTTTGTTAAAAGGCAACACTCGTGCTGCTTTCGCAATTTTAGCTGAGTACAAACAGACAGGGCTGACGGCTGTTTCTGAGAATGATTGAACACAGATTTCGTACCCAGGGTTAAGTCTGCAGCTGGTTTTACAGGAACACTTGCACACTGCATAGCAGAGATGTGAGGCTGCACTCACACGCCCTCATCACTGTtcggagaaagaaaaaaaaaaaaaagtaccctGACGAGTTCTGGGTAGAGTGACAGAAGCCCTGAGGTAAAGATAAAGCCCTTTAGATAACaatctttcattttaaatcaCAAGCTGTGCATGAAACTTCAAGGGGTTTAGACTGAGAGAGACAAACGTATGAAATCtaagcaaaatttaaaaaaaaaaaaaagtcaaaatcttTGGCGCACAGATGTGCATTTGGTTCTTCTCAAATCCAGTCACTCTTTAACTTTTAATTCAGAAAGTTGTTTATCTTTTGAATGGTTTCCTCCTGCTGACCCAGAGAATCCAGCAGAATGCCCATAAACGTCTTCTTCAGTCCAAATCCATCCATCTTGTTCTCCAGCTTATTCTGCATATTGCGTTTGCGACATGAAGCATGTGCAAATATTACTGAAAGACAAACCCgtagaaaaatgtcagctgtaATATCACACTTTGAGGATCTGGAAAATGTGTTTCATTGATTTTGAAACATTTCATGATGTCACAAATGCAGTGATCATTATGCTCTGAAGAATTATTAGACATTCAATCACCCAATCCCCTCTGAAAGCCAAACTTACAAGTCAGGGGTAAAGTGATGGCCCACATGAATACCAAGATGCTCCCCAGCATGGAAATCAATATGCAGCTGGTAACCATGATCAAAATGATGAACGCTGAAGGTTTCTGCTTCTTAAAGTTGTTGATCGCAGCTCCGTTCTCCCCCACCCACACCGAAACCACGAACACGACCGACACCACGACTATGGCTATGAGCGTCTCCAGAGGTTTCAGGATCCTGCAAGGCAGCAGCATAGAACATATGAGGGCAAGTTTAAATAGCTTTGGCATACTGCTGAACTTGACGCCATGGTAACGACGTACAACCCTTGTGTGCAATATTCGTCTGCCCAACTCCAGGTCCTACCCCTCGGGTTATACCTCCTTATGTGCATTTTATAATATGTAAAATAACTTGTGTAAAGTGCGCTTTTCTACTGCTCAGCTTCACACGATTATGACACTCAGGtatacacagacatacacagcCAGTAAATAACTCATGTTCAGTCCAAGCATGCAAAAGGCCCACTTTCACTGTGTACATGCTGCATATAATGTATTTTGTCAGTATATTTATGTGATTtaaggctcttttttttttttgccttaatGTCGTTATGCTTGCATAATGACAATAAACAGTCCCGAATCTTGAATCTGACATGCAGCTGGAGCACAGGCGCTGTTCTTGTGTGCTAACTGGCTCCATCAAGTGGTCagatgctgtgtgtgcaacagcaaCTGCTGAGTGGATCAGATTGGTTTacaaaaatcaaatctcagatTAGTTTAATTGTACGAAACAGCAGTAGGGGCAAATCAAGAAAAATTTAGCGAATAAAAAGAATTAGAATAAAGTCAAAATTTCAAGATTAGAGTCGCAATTCTATTTCGAGAAAAAAGTCGAAATGTGGAGATTACAGTTGTTCAAGACAAAATGCCACGGTTGCTCTGCCCTCTGAGTTGGTGAAACTACTTCAGAATCAGTTTTAGCAACAATGAAGGGAATGATTTCTCTTTTGAAACAGCTTGTAATGGACAGTTCGTAGGGCATCGATAGTTTCAATATCAGAGCATGTATGTTGTATCACACGCTGGCTGATCACTAACTCATGTACACAGGCAAAcgtggcagtttgtcttgaaaCAACTCCATTTTTCTTAATGTGCCCCTAATACTTATAAGTGTGTGTACACTTGGGATGATTAATATTTTTCCACTGAAACTGAGAAACGCCCCTTGCTGTTTGCAACCTGATGCCACTAAACCTgtttcataaaagaaaaatggaaaagttgtgaaatgcaaacaaaacaaaaacagacaaaaaaaaaacccccaaacaactCTGGTGGAACATTTCACACTAAAACTTAGAAATATGACTTGATAGAAAACAAGCATCCAAAACAGGTTGAGTTTGCCCGAAGTGTTGCTGTTAAAAGATTCAGAGAAGACAGTCCAAAAGTGTGGGGGTGTCACCGAGTTAGCTGTGACCTCTTCAGACCCTTGCGCAACACTGCATAATAGCACAGGAACACTTCTAAAAACTACTGATGAGAAATAAATTTTAAACTGGTACATCCACAAATGCAAGTTAAAACTGCATATAAGCAAAACCAGAGCTGTCCTCTTTGCGCTGACCACATTCAAGATGGACTGGAAAACTGTGCTGTGGATATTCTCAGGGCTAAAGAGGAAAAGCAGAATCAGTGATGGTATCAAGGTGTGTTAGCGCACATGTGCATGCCTTCATGCATGTGTGAAGGCCCTGATAACACTTAACGATTTAAATACTTGGAGCAACATATACTGCTATGCACATGatatccttttctttttcttgtttcatGGAAACTACAGACAGTGCAAAAGATGCCAAACCACATTCTTCAACAGCAGGGCTGCTAAACTGGCTCGTCGGTGGCTCAGATGTCTCACACACTAAAAACATTTAGAGCACTAAGGAACAGAAAATAGAATTAACTTTTGTGAGGCTGAAATCTTACAAATCCAGGATAGGACAATCTgagcatttattacattttcaaaacacaaTAACACTTCTCATTGTCCAAATTTGATATAATCACATTGTCTAAGGTTTAAATAAATCAGCAGATTGAAGCATTCTATTCTCATCTCCATCAAGACATCAAGATATCTCTTGTGCCTGTGCAGACATATTTGCTTTGTGATAGATCCAGCCTTGGCACGACGACAGTGATGCCACCAGGCCAAGTCCATGACCTCAGTAAATGTGGCTAGTGGCCTGCTAAGCAACTTAGTCAGGCTTTGTTGGATTACTGGCATCAAAAAAGCTCAAGAAAACTTCAGGAAACACGGCTTGATGAAGGTGGAAGCGGTTAAAATGTAGCATGATCAACTCATTGTCATATGCAGATGTTCGTCCTTTTATAGCAGAAAAGTTAATCTCCACAAAGTCCACAGAGGCTCTTTGGGCATTCTGTAGTACTTTTACTTGGAACTTTTCCTTTTGCAgtgactttttcttttaatgtcttGTTACAGTCACCTCATCTATACTTTGACGGTTTAGctctacttcctcatatttagCTCTATTGTTTAGTCAACATGGAGAGCTGATTTCTTGCTAATTTGTAGGAATGTTGCTCTAATCCTGAAAATCCTCTTCTTCTTGTAGGTTTGGTCTACAGGTATAATACTGAGTACACTGCACATA of Maylandia zebra isolate NMK-2024a linkage group LG5, Mzebra_GT3a, whole genome shotgun sequence contains these proteins:
- the arl6ip5a gene encoding ADP-ribosylation factor-like 6 interacting protein 5a, with amino-acid sequence MARVEVAPLRPWTDFFPGSNRFAKPDKDFTKWNNRVVSNLLYYQTNYLSLVTSVFLLVGILKPLETLIAIVVVSVVFVVSVWVGENGAAINNFKKQKPSAFIILIMVTSCILISMLGSILVFMWAITLPLTLIFAHASCRKRNMQNKLENKMDGFGLKKTFMGILLDSLGQQEETIQKINNFLN